In Curtobacterium sp. MCPF17_002, one genomic interval encodes:
- the gabT gene encoding 4-aminobutyrate--2-oxoglutarate transaminase — protein sequence MSSTAAPSISAAAGGPSLPQERRLVTEVPGPRSRELLARKSAAVAAGVGVAVPIAVVAAGGGVVVDADGNSFVDLGSGIAVTSVGNAHPAVVAAVTEQVAAFTHTCFTIAAYDGYVAVAEALNRLTPGGHEKRTALFNSGAEAVENAVKIARKHTGRQALVVFDHAYHGRTNLTMALTAKNQPYKDGFGPFAPEVYRVPMSYPFHDGLSGAEAAKRAISQIEKQVGAANTAALLIEPIQGEGGFVVPAPGFLAALSEWTTANGVVFIADEVQTGFARTGSMFASEHEGIVPDVVTTAKGMAGGLPLSGVTGRAEIMDSAHVGGLGGTYGGNPIACAAALAAIDAFEHDGLIERAGEIGTIVLETLRTAQASDPRIGDVRGRGAMVAIELVDPATGDPDPALTGRVVRYAYEHGVIALTAGTYGNVVRFLPPLAIDDVLLRDGLSVVLDGLAAA from the coding sequence ATGTCCTCCACCGCTGCACCCTCGATCAGCGCCGCTGCGGGCGGCCCCTCGCTGCCCCAGGAACGGCGGCTCGTGACGGAGGTGCCGGGTCCGCGCTCCCGCGAGCTCCTCGCCCGGAAGTCCGCCGCGGTGGCGGCCGGCGTCGGGGTGGCGGTCCCCATCGCCGTCGTCGCAGCCGGTGGCGGTGTGGTCGTCGACGCGGACGGCAACTCCTTCGTCGACCTCGGTTCCGGGATCGCCGTGACCTCCGTCGGCAACGCGCACCCCGCGGTGGTCGCCGCCGTGACCGAACAGGTCGCCGCGTTCACCCACACGTGCTTCACCATCGCCGCCTACGACGGGTACGTCGCGGTCGCCGAGGCCCTCAACCGTCTGACCCCGGGCGGCCACGAGAAACGGACCGCACTGTTCAACTCCGGTGCCGAGGCCGTCGAGAACGCCGTGAAGATCGCGCGGAAGCACACCGGTCGGCAGGCCCTCGTGGTGTTCGACCACGCCTACCACGGTCGGACGAACCTGACGATGGCGCTCACCGCGAAGAACCAGCCGTACAAGGACGGCTTCGGTCCGTTCGCGCCCGAGGTGTACCGCGTGCCGATGTCCTACCCCTTCCACGACGGTCTCTCCGGGGCCGAGGCGGCGAAGCGGGCGATCAGCCAGATCGAGAAGCAGGTCGGCGCCGCGAACACCGCCGCGCTGCTCATCGAGCCGATCCAGGGCGAGGGCGGCTTCGTCGTGCCCGCGCCGGGGTTCCTCGCCGCGCTGTCCGAGTGGACGACGGCCAACGGTGTCGTGTTCATCGCGGACGAGGTGCAGACGGGCTTCGCCCGCACCGGCTCGATGTTCGCCAGCGAGCACGAGGGCATCGTCCCCGACGTCGTCACCACCGCGAAGGGCATGGCGGGTGGCCTGCCGTTGTCCGGGGTGACGGGACGTGCCGAGATCATGGACTCGGCGCACGTCGGTGGGCTCGGCGGCACGTACGGCGGCAACCCGATCGCCTGCGCAGCCGCCCTCGCCGCGATCGACGCGTTCGAGCACGACGGGTTGATCGAGCGTGCGGGGGAGATCGGCACGATCGTCCTGGAGACGCTCCGCACCGCCCAGGCGTCCGACCCGCGGATCGGCGACGTCCGTGGCCGCGGGGCGATGGTCGCGATCGAACTCGTCGACCCCGCCACGGGTGATCCCGACCCCGCGCTGACCGGCCGGGTGGTGCGGTACGCGTACGAACACGGCGTCATCGCGTTGACCGCGGGGACCTACGGCAACGTCGTGCGGTTCCTGCCGCCGCTCGCGATCGACGACGTGCTGCTGCGCGACGGCCTCTCGGTCGTCCTCGACGGACTGGCCGCAGCATGA
- a CDS encoding NAD-dependent succinate-semialdehyde dehydrogenase produces MVGGTWRPAADGGTFPVVDPATGETLLRIADATPEDGVAALDAAEAARSGWAATPPRQRAEVLRRAFDLLQQRREEFALLMTLEMGKPLAEARGEVTYGGEFLRWFSEEAVRIGGSYGTNPEGTGRAIVTHKPVGPAFLITPWNFPLAMATRKIAPALAAGCTVVVKPAELTPLTTLLFAALLLEAGVPAGVVNVVPTTNAAALSAPVIADPRLRKLSFTGSTPVGRTLLRQAADTVLRTSMELGGNAPFLVFADADLDEAVEGALAAKFRNTGQACTAANRFLVHEDVAEEFTRRVTERVAAMPVGRGTEDGVAIGPLIDSRAVDKAHRLVTDALERGATLHTGGQPVDRPGTFYAPTVLADVQPGSDLLRDEIFGPVLAIRTFATEDEAVTAANDTEYGLVGYGYTSDPARGQRLMERLETGMLGLNTGVVSNASAPFGGVKQSGLGREGGGEGIGEYLETMYTLTPDPFRARPTVHTHTHTHTHTHTPATATAAATTTTTTTTNEGAAR; encoded by the coding sequence CTGGTCGGCGGCACCTGGCGACCGGCAGCCGACGGCGGCACGTTCCCCGTCGTCGACCCCGCCACCGGCGAGACGCTCCTGCGCATCGCGGATGCAACCCCCGAAGACGGTGTCGCCGCTCTGGACGCTGCGGAGGCAGCCAGGAGCGGGTGGGCGGCCACCCCGCCGCGGCAGCGCGCAGAGGTCCTCCGCCGCGCCTTCGACCTGCTGCAGCAGCGCCGCGAGGAGTTCGCACTCCTCATGACGCTCGAGATGGGGAAGCCCCTCGCCGAGGCCCGGGGCGAGGTGACGTACGGCGGCGAGTTCCTCCGCTGGTTCTCCGAGGAGGCGGTGCGCATCGGCGGCTCGTACGGCACGAACCCCGAGGGCACCGGTCGGGCGATCGTCACGCACAAGCCCGTCGGTCCGGCGTTCCTCATCACGCCGTGGAACTTCCCGCTCGCGATGGCCACGCGGAAGATCGCCCCGGCACTCGCCGCCGGGTGCACCGTCGTCGTGAAGCCCGCCGAGCTGACCCCGCTCACCACGCTGCTGTTCGCGGCCCTGCTCCTCGAGGCGGGCGTCCCCGCCGGCGTGGTGAACGTCGTCCCCACCACGAACGCCGCCGCCCTCTCCGCACCCGTGATCGCCGATCCCCGGCTCCGGAAGCTCTCGTTCACCGGATCGACCCCGGTCGGACGGACGCTGCTGCGCCAGGCCGCCGACACGGTCCTCCGGACGAGCATGGAGCTCGGCGGCAACGCCCCGTTCCTGGTGTTCGCCGACGCCGACCTGGACGAGGCGGTCGAGGGGGCGCTCGCCGCGAAGTTCCGCAACACCGGGCAGGCCTGCACCGCCGCGAACCGGTTCCTCGTGCACGAGGACGTCGCCGAGGAGTTCACCCGCCGGGTCACCGAACGGGTCGCCGCGATGCCGGTCGGCCGTGGGACCGAGGACGGCGTCGCCATCGGCCCGCTCATCGACTCCCGCGCCGTCGACAAGGCGCACCGGCTCGTCACCGACGCACTCGAGCGCGGAGCGACACTCCACACCGGCGGGCAGCCCGTCGACCGGCCCGGCACGTTCTACGCGCCGACGGTCCTCGCCGACGTGCAGCCCGGGAGCGACCTGCTCCGCGACGAGATCTTCGGCCCGGTGCTGGCGATCCGGACCTTCGCCACCGAGGACGAGGCGGTGACCGCGGCGAACGACACCGAGTACGGTCTCGTCGGGTACGGGTACACGTCGGACCCGGCGCGCGGACAGCGGCTCATGGAGCGGCTCGAGACGGGCATGCTGGGGCTCAACACCGGCGTCGTCTCGAACGCGTCGGCACCGTTCGGCGGTGTCAAGCAGTCCGGCCTCGGCCGCGAGGGCGGTGGTGAGGGCATCGGCGAGTACCTCGAGACCATGTACACGCTGACGCCGGACCCGTTCCGGGCCCGCCCGACGGTGCACACGCACACGCACACGCACACGCACACGCACACGCCAGCGACCGCGACGGCGGCCGCGACCACGACGACGACCACGACGACCAACGAAGGAGCAGCACGATGA
- a CDS encoding NAD(P)/FAD-dependent oxidoreductase, which yields MIERDVVIIGAGVTGLTAAARLVAEGKTVAVLEARDRVGGRTWTEDIEGVTLEIGGQWVSPDQTALLETLDELGLETYDRYREGSSVYVDEHGTRTEYTGDIFPLPEATAAEIERLVAVVDEYVATVDPARPWAAPEAARLDETSFRAWLHALSTDRVATDNVELFIAGAMLTKPAHAFSALQALLMAASAGSFSNLVDADFILDKRVVGGMQQVSERLAARLGDDVHLNAPVRTLRWDTGSDGDAGVVALADGGIELHARQALVAVPPPLYSRISYEPPLPRRQHQLHQHLSMGFVIKVHAVYDRPFWRGAGLSGTAFSPYELVHESYDNTSFGSEQGTLVGFVSDVHADDVFALSSEERKARVLASLAHYYGDEALRPVVYYESDWGTEEWTRGAYAASFDLGGLVRYGADQRAAVGPIRFASSDLAGHGYQHVDGAVRMGREAAAEILAALPQPAVQ from the coding sequence ATGATCGAGAGAGACGTCGTCATCATCGGCGCCGGGGTGACCGGCCTGACCGCCGCGGCCCGCCTGGTCGCCGAGGGGAAGACCGTCGCCGTGCTCGAGGCCCGGGACCGGGTCGGCGGCCGCACGTGGACCGAGGACATCGAGGGCGTCACGCTCGAGATCGGCGGCCAGTGGGTCTCCCCGGACCAGACCGCGCTGCTCGAGACCCTCGACGAGCTCGGCCTCGAGACGTACGACCGCTACCGCGAGGGTTCGAGCGTCTACGTCGACGAGCACGGCACCCGCACCGAGTACACCGGGGACATCTTCCCGCTGCCCGAGGCGACCGCGGCCGAGATCGAGCGGCTCGTCGCCGTCGTCGACGAGTACGTCGCCACCGTCGACCCGGCACGCCCCTGGGCCGCTCCGGAGGCGGCCCGCCTGGACGAAACGAGCTTCCGCGCCTGGCTGCACGCCCTCAGCACCGACCGGGTCGCGACCGACAACGTCGAGCTCTTCATCGCCGGCGCGATGCTCACGAAGCCCGCGCACGCCTTCTCGGCGCTGCAGGCACTGCTCATGGCGGCGTCCGCGGGCAGCTTCTCGAACCTCGTCGACGCCGACTTCATCCTCGACAAGCGCGTCGTCGGCGGCATGCAGCAGGTCTCCGAGCGGCTCGCCGCGCGGCTCGGTGACGACGTGCACCTCAACGCGCCGGTGCGCACCCTGCGCTGGGACACCGGCTCCGACGGTGACGCGGGAGTGGTGGCGCTCGCCGACGGCGGCATCGAGCTGCACGCCCGGCAGGCGCTCGTCGCCGTGCCACCGCCCCTGTACTCGCGGATCTCCTACGAGCCGCCGCTGCCGCGTCGCCAGCACCAGCTCCACCAGCACCTGTCGATGGGCTTCGTCATCAAGGTGCACGCCGTCTACGACCGGCCGTTCTGGCGGGGCGCCGGGCTCTCCGGCACGGCGTTCAGCCCGTACGAGCTCGTCCACGAGTCGTACGACAACACCTCGTTCGGTTCCGAGCAGGGCACGCTCGTCGGGTTCGTCTCGGACGTGCACGCCGACGACGTCTTCGCGCTGTCGTCCGAGGAACGCAAGGCACGGGTCCTCGCGTCGCTCGCCCACTACTACGGTGACGAGGCGCTCCGCCCCGTCGTCTACTACGAGAGCGACTGGGGCACCGAGGAGTGGACCCGCGGTGCCTACGCAGCGAGCTTCGACCTCGGCGGGCTCGTCCGGTACGGAGCTGACCAGCGCGCGGCCGTCGGTCCGATCCGGTTCGCGTCGAGCGACCTGGCCGGGCACGGGTACCAGCACGTCGACGGAGCGGTCCGGATGGGCCGCGAAGCGGCTGCGGAGATCCTCGCCGCCCTGCCGCAGCCGGCGGTGCAGTAG
- a CDS encoding RHS repeat-associated core domain-containing protein, which produces MNEHSRVYDGATSSDSFKTVQIAGVDGLPTSGIGAVSLMLTVVNPNGQGQFVGRPDADGANTLLMIYGAGVDGNTSNTSLLAVGDDGKIRVNTQTSQTRVVIDVTGYYTSTANGVGAGGFVPVSSKRIVNTGTATNAPQGPLTGGKSFTFTAAGANGVPANAAAVAVNIIVNNVNSVAGWVRPFPAGATDPSGALNYGPTGGLSTAMSAQVAVGSGGKITIDTADNGSSLNVIVDVQGYFMPSNPGGGFTPQTGRLIDTRSGSAVASNGSLAVQIAGAKTGIPSVEGGLSAVAITLTEVHQGADGGYAKAWADGAPEPDGSVMDYSRNTQTRTTTATIPVGVNGKIRIKNVSAAATDFVVDLQGTYNSLPGGPSNTNQTGQRKSATTLPFPITDQTNASVDVGTGNLLVTTTALSLPGVTQNTTIGAAYNSRATNRANRANSNTMDANRWQYALAGAGDLSANSAGVVYTDAAGTAWLFKPSGSQGAFTTPAGIQQTLTRVNTSGTNYEYTLKGWTTNSTTHFNLAGQPTSIVDRNQNQVSFNTSDGYRLSTLVSTAGPTGGRTATSSYANGVQTFKQTSGSSTRSVSWAKSAAGDVTTYTDSTGKQTTFAYTSGDLTSITAPTGGATTFTYDSSDRVTQVQQRNTSAGSAGTAVTRFSYANDTTTQVADPRSDQSATVANAKHTTYTLDSNDLVLKAVDAAGRERSRTYNPANNGVATATTGTAGDAGSGTTKNMYGKNSSQSLTQSTSGTGSSSTADYGSGSATAYLPSKVTSSSSTSTSIGYDGVGNATSSQSSSDPAATSTLTYNKKGTDNYAWGAVKTATAPGNSGNPTVYAYDTNNQLGSITQPTGTSLGVQKYAYDDFGRVKNHTDGDGGVTTYTYDNDDRLLTTAFSDGTATVTSTYDGNGNQLTQQSATGIVTNTYDQRNRLTSTVNTAGGGTVSYGYDLAGNTVQVTDQTGTVTHEYDPTEVLTATTYPTSSGTAKQIYLTDKQGRRTDTWLGASNTATAGVEPASWAAHQTLTYDKSGKVTKVQAWSDSSNPTVVVDTDYCYMATTTAPTCTTSTANDRDKLQWSYDNIGKQATNYGYLAADGDTPTDRLTGITQTGGANPTNWAYTYDSAGNRTEAKATNAATGALKSDQKLSFNAVGQITTAGYSYDGVGNMTVAPGETYTYNGAQQLTASTKDSVKTSYEYAGADMLKLLHQATDGGAEYDYTYGTSDSNGVPVIANHTIAGTGTAAVISDPTTGQALDLRTTDGTTSMYVTDGIGNPAASIADTGKTAYTVSYDPYGAETISTDGAASAQWQQNPYGYKNGLRSSNTDTGLTKFGYRWQSSDTGGWIERDTLDAPLDPNNANRYAYAGADPINRSDPAGRDALGDGLASTIIAGVIGFGVGAGICALTAVETFGAGCVAGALIGGAVGGGIAGGYVAYSNGDNVGEGAAIGAGLGLLAGGITLGLGAL; this is translated from the coding sequence ATGAACGAGCATTCCCGCGTCTATGACGGGGCGACGTCCTCGGATTCGTTCAAGACGGTGCAGATCGCCGGTGTCGATGGTCTCCCGACCAGTGGTATCGGTGCGGTGAGTCTGATGCTGACGGTGGTGAACCCGAACGGTCAGGGCCAGTTCGTGGGTCGGCCGGACGCGGACGGGGCGAACACGTTGCTGATGATCTACGGCGCTGGTGTCGATGGGAACACGTCGAACACGTCGCTGCTGGCCGTGGGTGATGACGGCAAGATCCGTGTCAACACGCAGACCTCGCAAACGCGCGTCGTGATCGATGTCACCGGGTACTACACCAGCACCGCGAACGGTGTGGGCGCGGGTGGGTTCGTGCCGGTGTCGAGCAAGCGGATCGTGAACACGGGTACCGCGACGAACGCGCCGCAAGGGCCGCTTACCGGTGGGAAGAGCTTCACGTTCACGGCTGCGGGTGCGAACGGCGTGCCGGCGAATGCTGCCGCCGTGGCGGTGAACATCATCGTGAACAACGTCAACAGTGTCGCGGGTTGGGTGCGCCCATTCCCGGCCGGTGCGACTGACCCGTCGGGGGCGCTGAATTACGGTCCGACGGGTGGGTTGTCCACGGCGATGAGTGCGCAGGTCGCGGTCGGGTCCGGCGGCAAGATCACCATCGACACGGCGGACAACGGCAGCAGTCTGAACGTGATCGTCGACGTGCAGGGATACTTCATGCCGAGCAACCCCGGCGGCGGGTTCACCCCGCAGACCGGACGACTGATCGACACCCGCAGCGGCTCTGCCGTTGCGTCGAACGGGTCACTCGCCGTGCAGATTGCGGGCGCGAAGACCGGCATCCCGTCCGTGGAGGGTGGGCTGTCCGCGGTGGCGATCACGTTGACCGAGGTGCACCAAGGTGCCGATGGTGGCTACGCGAAGGCGTGGGCAGACGGTGCGCCTGAGCCCGATGGCAGCGTCATGGACTACTCCCGCAACACGCAGACCCGGACGACGACCGCGACGATCCCGGTCGGCGTGAACGGGAAGATCCGCATCAAGAACGTCTCCGCAGCCGCCACGGACTTCGTGGTCGACCTGCAGGGCACGTACAACTCTCTGCCGGGCGGTCCGTCGAACACGAACCAGACCGGTCAGCGGAAGTCCGCGACGACGCTGCCGTTCCCGATCACCGACCAGACGAACGCGTCGGTCGATGTAGGCACCGGCAACCTGCTGGTGACGACGACTGCGTTGTCGCTGCCGGGCGTGACGCAGAACACCACGATCGGTGCTGCGTACAACTCGCGAGCGACGAACAGGGCGAACAGGGCGAACAGCAACACGATGGACGCGAACCGGTGGCAGTACGCCCTCGCCGGTGCCGGTGACCTCTCAGCGAACTCCGCTGGCGTGGTCTACACCGACGCTGCCGGTACCGCATGGCTGTTCAAGCCCTCCGGGTCGCAGGGAGCGTTCACCACCCCGGCGGGTATCCAGCAGACCCTGACGCGGGTGAACACGTCTGGCACGAACTACGAGTACACGCTGAAGGGGTGGACGACGAACTCGACCACCCACTTCAACCTCGCCGGGCAGCCCACCTCGATCGTGGACCGCAATCAGAACCAGGTCAGCTTCAACACCTCCGACGGGTACCGGCTGAGCACGTTGGTCTCCACCGCCGGACCAACCGGCGGGCGGACGGCAACGTCGTCCTACGCGAACGGGGTGCAGACCTTCAAGCAGACCAGCGGCTCGAGCACCCGTTCGGTCTCGTGGGCGAAGAGCGCGGCGGGTGACGTCACCACGTACACGGACTCGACCGGGAAGCAGACCACGTTCGCGTACACGAGCGGGGACCTCACCTCGATCACCGCGCCGACCGGCGGAGCGACCACGTTCACCTACGACTCCTCTGATCGGGTCACGCAGGTGCAGCAGCGCAACACCAGCGCCGGTTCCGCGGGCACCGCGGTGACGCGGTTCTCGTACGCGAATGACACGACCACACAGGTCGCTGACCCGCGATCGGATCAGTCCGCCACGGTCGCGAATGCGAAGCACACCACGTACACGCTCGACAGCAACGACCTCGTCCTGAAGGCGGTGGATGCTGCGGGCCGGGAACGGTCTCGCACGTACAACCCGGCGAACAACGGTGTCGCCACGGCAACCACCGGCACCGCAGGCGATGCGGGGTCGGGGACGACGAAGAACATGTACGGGAAGAACAGCAGCCAGTCGCTGACCCAGTCCACCTCCGGCACCGGGTCGTCCTCCACTGCTGACTACGGTTCGGGATCGGCAACGGCGTACCTGCCGTCGAAGGTGACCTCGAGCTCGAGCACGTCGACCAGCATCGGCTACGACGGTGTCGGCAACGCGACCTCGTCCCAGTCGAGCAGTGACCCGGCTGCGACTTCGACCCTGACGTACAACAAGAAGGGCACCGACAACTACGCGTGGGGTGCGGTGAAGACCGCCACCGCTCCGGGCAACAGCGGCAACCCGACGGTCTACGCGTACGACACGAACAACCAGCTCGGATCGATCACCCAGCCCACCGGCACCAGCCTCGGGGTGCAGAAGTACGCCTACGACGACTTCGGCCGGGTGAAGAACCACACCGACGGTGACGGCGGTGTCACCACGTACACGTACGACAACGACGACCGGCTCCTCACCACCGCATTCAGTGACGGCACGGCGACGGTGACGAGCACGTACGACGGCAACGGCAACCAGCTCACCCAGCAGTCCGCAACCGGAATCGTCACGAACACGTACGACCAGCGGAACCGGCTCACCTCCACGGTGAACACCGCTGGCGGCGGCACCGTGTCCTACGGGTACGACCTTGCCGGGAACACGGTGCAGGTCACGGATCAGACCGGAACCGTCACGCACGAGTACGACCCGACCGAGGTCCTCACCGCGACGACGTACCCGACCAGCTCGGGCACCGCGAAGCAGATCTACCTCACCGACAAGCAGGGCCGCCGCACCGACACCTGGCTCGGCGCCTCCAACACCGCCACCGCCGGTGTCGAGCCGGCATCGTGGGCGGCGCACCAGACGCTGACCTACGACAAGTCCGGAAAGGTCACCAAGGTGCAGGCCTGGTCTGACAGCAGCAACCCGACCGTCGTGGTCGACACCGACTACTGCTACATGGCGACCACTACGGCGCCGACCTGCACCACGTCCACGGCGAACGACCGCGACAAGCTGCAGTGGTCCTACGACAACATCGGCAAGCAGGCAACGAACTACGGCTACCTCGCAGCCGACGGGGACACCCCGACGGACCGTTTGACCGGAATCACCCAGACCGGAGGGGCGAACCCGACGAACTGGGCGTACACGTACGACTCCGCCGGCAACCGCACCGAAGCGAAAGCCACGAACGCGGCGACCGGGGCGCTCAAGTCCGATCAGAAGCTGAGCTTCAACGCGGTCGGGCAGATCACCACCGCCGGGTACTCCTACGACGGTGTCGGCAACATGACCGTCGCACCCGGTGAGACGTACACGTACAACGGGGCGCAGCAGCTCACCGCGTCCACGAAGGACAGCGTGAAGACGTCGTACGAGTACGCCGGCGCCGACATGCTCAAGCTGCTCCACCAGGCCACCGACGGGGGCGCGGAGTACGACTACACGTATGGCACCTCTGACAGCAATGGTGTTCCCGTGATCGCGAACCACACCATCGCCGGCACCGGGACGGCGGCTGTGATCAGCGACCCGACGACCGGGCAGGCGTTGGATCTCCGCACGACGGACGGGACGACCAGCATGTACGTCACGGACGGCATCGGGAACCCCGCCGCGTCGATCGCCGACACTGGCAAGACGGCGTACACGGTGTCCTACGACCCGTATGGTGCCGAGACCATCTCGACGGACGGCGCCGCGAGCGCGCAGTGGCAGCAGAACCCGTACGGGTACAAGAACGGACTCCGCTCAAGCAACACCGACACCGGGCTCACCAAGTTCGGCTACCGCTGGCAGTCCAGCGACACGGGCGGGTGGATCGAACGCGACACCCTCGACGCGCCCCTCGACCCCAACAACGCCAACCGTTACGCCTACGCTGGCGCAGACCCCATCAACCGCTCAGATCCTGCTGGTCGGGATGCGCTCGGTGACGGTCTCGCTTCTACAATCATCGCCGGTGTCATCGGATTCGGAGTGGGAGCGGGAATTTGTGCTCTGACCGCGGTCGAAACCTTCGGCGCTGGTTGCGTGGCAGGAGCACTCATCGGAGGTGCCGTGGGCGGCGGGATCGCCGGCGGGTATGTGGCCTACTCCAATGGAGACAACGTGGGCGAAGGCGCGGCGATCGGTGCGGGTCTTGGACTTCTTGCAGGCGGCATTACCTTGGGACTTGGCGCACTTTGA